A genomic window from Microvirga sp. TS319 includes:
- a CDS encoding ABC transporter permease, whose amino-acid sequence MTRRLSVFNVTSLVLGFAFLYLPILLLVVYSFNGSRLVTVWGGFSTQWYGALFRNEALMGAAWVTLRIGLLSASMATVLGTLAALALTRYGRFPGRTLFTGMIYAPMVMPEVITGLSLLLFFVAVDLDRGFWTVTLAHTTLTMCFVTVVVQARLATFDRSLEEAAMDLGAPPLRTFFAVTLPLIAPSIVAGFLLAFTLSLDDLVIASFNTGPGATTLPIKIYSQVRLGLSPEINAASTILIGLVTLGVISATLISKRSALRSRREA is encoded by the coding sequence ATGACCCGGCGCCTGAGTGTCTTCAACGTCACGTCCCTGGTTCTGGGCTTCGCGTTCCTTTACCTGCCGATCCTGCTGCTCGTCGTCTATTCGTTCAACGGGTCGCGGCTCGTGACCGTGTGGGGCGGCTTCTCGACGCAATGGTACGGAGCGCTGTTCCGCAACGAAGCCCTCATGGGGGCGGCCTGGGTCACGCTCCGGATCGGGCTGTTGTCCGCCAGCATGGCGACGGTGCTCGGTACCCTCGCGGCGCTGGCTCTGACGCGTTACGGACGCTTTCCGGGGCGAACGCTCTTCACCGGCATGATCTACGCGCCCATGGTCATGCCGGAGGTCATCACAGGCCTGTCGCTCTTGCTGTTCTTCGTGGCCGTCGATCTCGATCGCGGTTTCTGGACCGTCACGCTCGCCCATACCACGCTCACCATGTGCTTCGTCACGGTCGTGGTTCAGGCGCGACTTGCGACCTTCGACCGCTCGCTCGAAGAGGCCGCGATGGATCTCGGCGCGCCTCCGCTGCGCACCTTCTTCGCCGTGACGCTGCCGTTGATCGCTCCCTCCATCGTGGCGGGCTTCCTGCTCGCCTTCACCCTGTCGCTCGATGATCTCGTGATCGCGAGCTTCAACACGGGGCCGGGCGCGACGACGCTGCCGATCAAGATCTACAGCCAGGTCCGTCTCGGTCTCTCTCCGGAGATCAATGCGGCCTCGACGATCCTGATCGGCCTTGTGACGCTCGGCGTGATTTCGGCGACCCTGATCAGCAAGCGCTCGGCCTTGCGCTCCCGGCGCGAGGCCTAG
- a CDS encoding ABC transporter permease subunit, with the protein MKERSFTKRLAAGLVPAVPYLWLGVFFLVPFLIVFKISLSDPAVAQPPYKPIFEWSDIAGFFSALDLENFEMLTQDDLYFRATLSSVRIAAISTVLLLLVGFPVAYGMARAPERHRLILVALVILPFWTSFLIRIYAWIAILKPEGLLTQALTGIGLISEPLEILNTEWAVYIGIVYAYLPFMVLPLYATLEKMDDTLLEAALDLGSPPWRSFWTITVPLAMPGIIAGSLLCFIPAVGEFVIPDLLGGSETLMIGRQLWSEFFSNRDWPLASSVAILLLIILVVPIVIYRDVEARRMEARP; encoded by the coding sequence ATGAAAGAACGTTCCTTCACCAAGCGGCTGGCCGCAGGTCTGGTGCCCGCCGTGCCGTATCTCTGGCTCGGCGTGTTCTTCCTCGTGCCCTTCCTGATCGTGTTCAAGATCAGCCTGTCGGATCCGGCCGTCGCCCAGCCTCCCTACAAACCGATCTTCGAATGGAGCGACATCGCGGGCTTCTTCAGCGCGCTCGATCTCGAGAATTTCGAGATGCTGACGCAGGACGATCTCTACTTCCGGGCGACGCTGTCGTCCGTCCGCATCGCCGCGATCTCGACGGTGCTGCTGCTGCTCGTCGGCTTCCCCGTCGCCTACGGGATGGCGCGAGCTCCGGAGCGGCATCGTTTGATTCTGGTAGCCCTCGTCATTCTGCCGTTCTGGACGAGCTTCCTGATCCGTATCTATGCCTGGATCGCGATCCTGAAGCCCGAGGGCCTGCTCACGCAGGCGCTCACGGGCATCGGGCTCATTTCCGAGCCCCTTGAGATCCTCAACACGGAATGGGCGGTCTATATCGGCATCGTCTACGCCTATCTGCCCTTCATGGTGCTGCCGCTCTACGCCACGCTGGAGAAGATGGACGACACGCTGCTGGAGGCGGCGCTCGACCTCGGCTCCCCGCCATGGCGCTCCTTCTGGACGATCACGGTGCCGCTCGCCATGCCCGGCATCATCGCCGGATCTCTTCTCTGCTTCATTCCGGCGGTTGGCGAGTTCGTGATTCCCGATCTGCTCGGCGGCTCGGAAACGCTCATGATCGGGCGCCAGCTCTGGAGCGAATTCTTCTCGAATCGCGACTGGCCGCTGGCCTCTTCCGTCGCCATCCTGCTCCTCATCATTCTCGTCGTGCCCATCGTGATCTATCGCGATGTCGAGGCGCGCCGCATGGAGGCGCGGCCATGA
- a CDS encoding ABC transporter ATP-binding protein, whose protein sequence is MPPPVRQSASVGAVRRTFAPWADPDAKPLIRFENVTKRFGDAVAVDHLTLDIFEGEFFCLLGPSGCGKTTLMRMLAGFEFPTEGLITLAGQSLEGVPPYRRPVNMMFQSYALFPHMSVEKNIAFGLKQDGLSKSEISDRVGEMLRLVQLEKLARRYPSQLSGGQRQRVALARALAKRPKVLLLDEPLGALDKKLREETQFELMDIQHELGMTFVVVTHDQEEAMTMADRIAVMDHGRIVQVATPGEIYEQPKTRFIAEFVGDVNILEGHVQGQENGLWHVKSPSADMPLTIDDPDEVLHSGQAVAIAVRPEKMTVRREKPGPEAVNVLTGEIWDIGYLGDWTVYRIRLATGEILRVSCANVSRFVENPIDWDEQVYVTFAPAAAVILAE, encoded by the coding sequence TTGCCTCCTCCAGTCCGCCAATCCGCTTCCGTCGGCGCCGTGCGCCGCACCTTCGCTCCCTGGGCCGATCCCGATGCCAAGCCGCTGATCCGCTTCGAGAACGTGACGAAGCGCTTCGGCGACGCCGTGGCGGTGGATCACCTGACGCTGGACATCTTCGAAGGCGAATTCTTCTGTCTGCTCGGCCCCTCGGGCTGCGGCAAGACGACCCTGATGCGAATGCTCGCCGGTTTCGAGTTCCCGACCGAGGGCCTCATCACCCTGGCGGGTCAGAGCCTGGAAGGCGTGCCTCCCTATCGCCGTCCCGTGAACATGATGTTCCAGTCCTATGCGCTCTTTCCCCACATGAGCGTGGAGAAGAACATCGCCTTCGGTCTGAAGCAGGACGGATTGTCCAAATCCGAGATCTCCGACCGGGTCGGCGAGATGCTGCGCCTCGTGCAGCTGGAGAAGCTCGCCAGGCGCTACCCGAGCCAGCTGTCCGGCGGCCAGCGTCAGCGCGTCGCGCTCGCCCGCGCGCTCGCGAAACGGCCGAAGGTTCTCCTGCTCGACGAGCCGCTCGGCGCTCTCGACAAGAAGCTTCGCGAGGAGACGCAGTTCGAGCTGATGGACATCCAGCACGAGCTCGGCATGACCTTCGTGGTAGTGACGCACGACCAGGAGGAGGCGATGACCATGGCCGACCGCATCGCGGTCATGGATCACGGCCGCATCGTTCAGGTGGCGACGCCGGGCGAGATCTACGAGCAGCCCAAGACGCGCTTCATCGCGGAATTCGTCGGCGACGTGAACATCCTGGAAGGCCATGTGCAGGGACAGGAGAACGGCCTCTGGCACGTGAAATCGCCTTCCGCGGACATGCCGCTGACCATCGACGATCCCGACGAGGTGCTGCATTCCGGTCAGGCGGTCGCCATCGCGGTGCGGCCCGAGAAAATGACCGTCCGGCGCGAGAAGCCGGGCCCCGAGGCCGTGAACGTGCTCACCGGCGAAATCTGGGATATCGGCTATCTCGGCGACTGGACTGTCTACCGGATCCGCCTCGCGACCGGCGAAATCCTGCGCGTCTCCTGCGCGAACGTCTCCCGATTCGTGGAGAACCCCATCGACTGGGACGAGCAGGTCTATGTCACGTTCGCGCCGGCGGCGGCGGTCATTCTGGCGGAATAG
- a CDS encoding MarR family winged helix-turn-helix transcriptional regulator has product MTAKTTFSEELWKVSRKMRTLFDARVRAEGLTLPRARTLMFLGKKDCMTQTELADALEIEGPTLVPLLDGLEKQGLIERQPVDGDRRAKQIALTPTGQEQAAHVNGLVRDFRCDILKDVSDADLKAAIRVFHAMSRNIEAAS; this is encoded by the coding sequence ATGACGGCGAAGACGACGTTCTCAGAGGAACTGTGGAAGGTCAGCCGGAAGATGCGGACCCTGTTCGACGCCCGGGTCCGCGCCGAGGGACTGACCCTGCCCCGTGCCCGCACGCTGATGTTCCTCGGCAAAAAAGACTGCATGACCCAGACGGAGCTTGCGGATGCACTGGAGATCGAGGGACCGACCCTTGTTCCCCTTCTCGACGGGCTGGAAAAGCAAGGCCTCATCGAGCGTCAGCCCGTCGATGGAGACCGGCGGGCAAAGCAGATCGCCCTGACCCCGACGGGCCAGGAGCAGGCCGCTCACGTCAACGGTCTCGTCAGAGACTTCCGCTGCGACATCCTGAAGGATGTCAGCGATGCCGACCTGAAGGCCGCCATCCGCGTGTTCCACGCCATGTCGCGGAACATCGAAGCCGCGAGCTGA
- a CDS encoding MFS transporter, producing the protein MPAYRAALYFITSVLLSLTQGLGMNLITANLPQIQGSLGATTNESMWLVAAYLAPNVSLSVILIKVRNQYGLRRFAELGILGFVLVAAMHLFVSDMQSALIVRFFSGIVASPMSSLAFFYMLEPLPQAKKLGLGLSLALTNTTLGAPIARLVAPGLLEIGQWHGLYLLEAGLAMMAFAGVYTLPLTAPPRAKVLHWLDFVSYIFLAIGFGLTAMGLTVGRFYWWFEAPWLGAMFACAIAALTVAVLIELNRESPFLDIRWLTSKQTLHLAGVLLLFRFALSEQTSGAYAFFQALGLQNEQLGTLAWVILAGGMAGGVACAAFLKPGREPLLHMLALCFLTIGAYMDSQATNLTRPEEMYVSQALIAAAGTLFLPPAMAAGMVSALQKGPNYILSFIVVFLATQSLGGALGSAALGTFVTWREKFHSAALVEHITLTNPVVAQRISQLSGAYGRVLTDKSLLNAEGLALLSQQATKEAYVLAYNDVFLVISVLSGVALAILAIHLAILSIGRRLSPAPQPSAG; encoded by the coding sequence ATGCCGGCGTATCGGGCAGCCCTCTACTTCATCACGTCGGTGCTCCTGTCCCTGACACAGGGCCTGGGAATGAACCTGATCACGGCCAACCTGCCTCAGATCCAGGGCAGCCTCGGCGCGACGACGAACGAATCCATGTGGCTGGTCGCGGCGTATCTGGCGCCGAATGTCAGCCTCTCCGTCATCCTCATCAAGGTGCGCAACCAGTACGGACTGCGCCGGTTCGCCGAGCTCGGCATCCTGGGCTTCGTGCTCGTGGCCGCGATGCATCTTTTCGTCAGCGACATGCAATCGGCGCTGATCGTCCGCTTCTTCAGCGGCATCGTCGCCTCCCCGATGTCGTCGCTCGCCTTCTTCTACATGCTGGAGCCCCTGCCCCAGGCGAAGAAGCTCGGCCTCGGCCTCAGCCTCGCGCTGACGAACACGACACTCGGCGCGCCCATCGCGCGCCTGGTCGCACCGGGCCTGCTGGAAATCGGCCAGTGGCACGGTCTCTATCTGCTGGAGGCCGGACTGGCCATGATGGCCTTCGCCGGCGTGTATACGCTGCCGCTGACGGCTCCTCCCCGCGCCAAGGTGCTGCATTGGCTCGACTTCGTCAGCTATATCTTCCTGGCCATCGGATTCGGCCTGACGGCCATGGGCCTGACGGTCGGGCGATTCTACTGGTGGTTCGAAGCTCCCTGGCTCGGCGCCATGTTCGCCTGCGCGATCGCGGCCCTGACCGTTGCCGTTCTCATCGAACTCAACCGGGAAAGCCCGTTCCTCGACATCCGCTGGCTCACCAGCAAGCAGACGCTCCACCTCGCGGGGGTGCTTCTGCTGTTCCGGTTTGCCCTGTCGGAGCAGACCAGCGGCGCCTACGCTTTCTTCCAGGCCCTGGGCCTGCAGAACGAGCAGCTCGGCACCCTCGCCTGGGTCATCCTGGCCGGCGGCATGGCCGGCGGCGTTGCCTGCGCGGCATTCCTCAAGCCGGGGCGCGAACCCCTGCTCCACATGCTCGCCCTCTGCTTCCTGACGATCGGCGCCTACATGGACAGCCAGGCCACCAATCTGACCCGGCCCGAGGAGATGTATGTCAGCCAGGCGCTCATCGCGGCCGCAGGCACGCTCTTCCTTCCGCCCGCCATGGCGGCCGGCATGGTGTCGGCGCTGCAGAAAGGGCCGAACTACATCCTCAGCTTCATCGTGGTGTTTCTGGCGACCCAAAGCCTCGGCGGCGCGCTTGGTTCGGCGGCGCTCGGTACCTTCGTCACCTGGCGCGAGAAGTTCCACTCCGCGGCCCTGGTCGAGCACATCACGCTGACCAATCCCGTCGTCGCCCAGCGCATCAGCCAGCTGTCCGGAGCCTATGGCCGCGTCCTGACGGACAAGTCGCTTCTGAACGCGGAAGGCTTGGCGCTGCTGAGCCAGCAGGCGACGAAGGAGGCCTATGTCCTGGCCTATAACGATGTCTTCCTGGTGATTTCCGTCCTGTCCGGCGTCGCCCTGGCGATCCTGGCGATACACCTTGCGATCCTCTCCATCGGCAGGCGGCTTTCTCCTGCTCCTCAACCCTCTGCCGGCTAA
- a CDS encoding HlyD family secretion protein → MLKLFRSAASIAALILGIAGVFLVLYAWRLPPFTGTVQTTDNAYVRGQVTIISPQLAGYLAEVAVQDFQHVKAGQVLVKIDDRIFEQKLQQAKATLASQQAALANSEQKRRSDEARIASSKAQVDSAKAALTAAEANWKRIEPLLERGVTTQSQADQARASLDQATAALHQADAAEEVARQDLTSTLVNRQSLEAAVQSAEAAVHLAEIDLQNTRIVAPQDGRLGEVGARVGQYVAAGTQLMALVPEKVWVIANFKETQLAGMKVGQPVTFTVDALQHAELTGHIERFSPAAGSEFSVLRADNATGNFTKVAQRVPVRIAIDPNQPLAERLAPGMSVIVSADTSTAASDVPATGTAPGATPPAQVSEQ, encoded by the coding sequence ATGCTCAAACTGTTTCGATCCGCCGCTTCCATTGCCGCCCTGATCCTTGGCATCGCCGGGGTCTTTCTGGTTCTCTATGCGTGGCGCCTTCCACCCTTCACGGGCACGGTGCAGACCACCGACAACGCCTATGTGCGCGGGCAGGTCACGATCATCAGCCCCCAGCTTGCGGGTTATCTCGCCGAGGTGGCCGTGCAGGATTTCCAGCATGTGAAAGCCGGACAGGTGCTGGTGAAGATCGACGACCGGATCTTCGAGCAGAAGCTGCAGCAGGCGAAAGCGACGCTCGCCAGCCAGCAGGCGGCGCTCGCCAATTCGGAGCAGAAGCGCCGGTCGGACGAAGCCCGCATCGCTTCGAGCAAAGCGCAGGTCGACAGCGCGAAGGCCGCCCTGACGGCGGCGGAAGCGAACTGGAAGCGCATCGAGCCGCTTTTGGAGCGCGGCGTGACCACCCAGAGCCAGGCCGATCAGGCGCGCGCCTCTCTCGATCAGGCGACGGCGGCCCTGCATCAGGCCGATGCGGCCGAGGAGGTGGCGCGCCAGGACCTGACCTCGACCCTCGTCAACCGTCAGTCGCTCGAAGCGGCGGTCCAGAGCGCGGAGGCCGCGGTTCATCTGGCCGAGATCGATCTTCAGAACACCCGCATCGTCGCTCCGCAGGACGGCCGTCTCGGCGAAGTCGGCGCGCGCGTGGGCCAATACGTGGCGGCAGGCACGCAGCTCATGGCCCTCGTGCCGGAGAAGGTCTGGGTCATCGCCAATTTTAAGGAAACGCAGCTTGCCGGAATGAAGGTCGGCCAGCCCGTCACTTTCACGGTGGATGCCCTCCAGCATGCCGAGCTCACCGGCCATATCGAGCGCTTCTCGCCGGCGGCCGGCTCGGAATTCAGCGTGCTCAGGGCCGACAACGCCACCGGCAACTTCACGAAGGTGGCCCAGCGCGTACCGGTTCGCATCGCCATCGATCCGAACCAGCCTCTCGCCGAGCGCCTCGCGCCCGGCATGTCGGTGATCGTGAGTGCCGACACCTCGACCGCAGCCTCCGATGTGCCCGCGACCGGGACGGCTCCGGGAGCCACGCCGCCGGCCCAGGTTTCGGAACAGTAA
- a CDS encoding DUF2267 domain-containing protein: MSATGLEVFDKTLHTTNSWLKEIMKALGTDRHVAWHVLGSVLRALRDRVPLELTAHLGAELPLLVRGLLYDRWHPASSPEHYRSLDEFLQRVGEDLRSTRPVDPEDACRAVFAVLTRHLPEGQVEKVRHALPEDVRAIWPTKAALGDRTRVEIEIDEARLSREA, from the coding sequence ATGAGCGCGACTGGTCTCGAAGTCTTCGACAAAACCCTTCACACGACGAATTCCTGGCTCAAGGAAATCATGAAGGCGCTCGGCACGGACCGGCATGTCGCCTGGCATGTCCTGGGCTCCGTTCTGCGGGCGCTCCGCGACCGGGTTCCCTTGGAGCTTACGGCCCATCTCGGCGCGGAATTGCCGCTTCTCGTGCGTGGGCTGCTCTATGACCGGTGGCATCCGGCTTCTTCGCCGGAGCATTACCGGTCGCTCGACGAGTTTCTCCAGCGCGTCGGGGAAGACCTGCGCTCCACCCGCCCGGTCGATCCGGAAGACGCGTGCCGCGCCGTCTTCGCCGTCCTGACGCGGCATCTTCCCGAGGGACAGGTGGAAAAGGTGCGGCATGCCCTGCCGGAGGACGTTCGCGCCATCTGGCCCACGAAAGCAGCGCTCGGCGACCGAACCCGCGTCGAGATCGAAATCGACGAGGCACGCCTTTCGCGCGAAGCGTAG